The proteins below come from a single Saccharopolyspora sp. SCSIO 74807 genomic window:
- a CDS encoding acyl-CoA dehydrogenase family protein produces the protein MSEVAAEDFEAIRRQVREFVRSAVLPRETEIMNADRVPDDLRSAAAQMGLFGYAIPAEWGGLGLDLAQDVELAMEFGYTTPALRSLFGTNNGIAGQVLVGFGTDAQKQRWLERIASGDVVTSFALTEPGAGSDPAGLRTRAHRDGDEWVIDGSKQFITNAPIADLFVVFARTAEPQPENPGIAVFLVPAGTPGITVGPKDAKMGQEGAWTAEVGFDQVRVPADALVGGDEAAGYRAAMTSLARGRVHIAALAVGAAQRALDESVSHAATNTQGGRRIGEFQLVQAMLADQQTDVLAGRAMVRETARAHVSGEDRRIGPSAAKLFCTEMAGRVADSAVQVHGGAGYMREIPVERIYRDVRLLRLYEGTSEIQRLIVGGGLVRQAVRGS, from the coding sequence ATGAGCGAGGTGGCAGCAGAGGACTTCGAGGCCATCAGGCGGCAGGTGCGCGAGTTCGTCCGCTCCGCGGTGCTGCCGCGCGAGACCGAGATCATGAACGCCGACCGGGTTCCGGACGACCTGCGCTCGGCCGCCGCGCAGATGGGCCTGTTCGGCTACGCGATCCCCGCGGAATGGGGCGGGCTCGGGCTCGACCTGGCCCAGGACGTCGAACTCGCGATGGAGTTCGGCTACACCACGCCGGCGCTGCGTTCGCTGTTCGGCACGAACAACGGCATCGCGGGGCAGGTGCTCGTCGGATTCGGCACCGATGCGCAGAAGCAGCGGTGGCTCGAACGCATCGCCTCCGGGGACGTGGTGACCTCGTTCGCGCTGACCGAGCCGGGCGCCGGCTCGGACCCGGCGGGCCTGCGCACCCGCGCGCACCGGGACGGCGACGAGTGGGTGATCGACGGCAGCAAGCAGTTCATCACCAACGCGCCGATCGCGGACCTGTTCGTCGTGTTCGCCCGCACCGCCGAGCCGCAGCCGGAGAACCCGGGCATCGCGGTGTTCCTGGTGCCCGCGGGCACGCCGGGAATCACCGTCGGCCCGAAGGACGCGAAGATGGGGCAGGAAGGCGCCTGGACCGCGGAGGTCGGCTTCGACCAGGTCCGGGTGCCCGCCGACGCGCTCGTGGGCGGCGACGAGGCCGCCGGGTACCGCGCGGCGATGACCTCGCTGGCGCGCGGGAGGGTGCACATCGCCGCGCTCGCGGTCGGCGCCGCCCAGCGCGCCCTCGACGAGTCCGTGTCCCACGCCGCCACGAACACCCAAGGCGGTCGGCGCATCGGCGAATTCCAGCTGGTGCAGGCGATGCTGGCCGATCAGCAGACCGATGTCCTCGCCGGTCGCGCCATGGTCCGCGAAACGGCGCGCGCGCACGTCAGCGGCGAGGACCGCCGCATCGGCCCTTCCGCGGCGAAGCTGTTCTGCACCGAGATGGCGGGCAGGGTCGCCGACTCGGCCGTGCAGGTGCACGGCGGCGCCGGCTACATGCGCGAGATCCCGGTCGAGCGGATCTACCGCGATGTGCGGTTGCTGCGGCTCTACGAAGGCACCAGCGAGATCCAGCGGCTCATCGTCGGCGGGGGACTGGTGCGCCAGGCGGTGCGCGGCTCGTGA
- a CDS encoding CaiB/BaiF CoA-transferase family protein, with amino-acid sequence MTTGELPLAGTTVVALEQAVAGPLASRHLADLGARVIKIERPGQGDFARDYDAAVHGLSTHFAWLNRGKESLAIDLKSDGGLRAARELIARADVFLHNTAPGALERLGLDGETLRAAHPRLVVVNISGYGTGGPRRDRKAYDMLVQAETGMVAVTGTPETPSKTGVPNADIGAGLYAAMSAMSALLRRERTGAGGVVDVSMFDAAVEWMGHPLYMQLYGGAQIPRMGLSHAAIAPYDAYPTADGQILIGVQNDRGWRRLVTEVFGAPEHAEDPRFATNVDRVRNRAECDALVAACTARFATAELDERLAAAGIPAAQINGTAELAEHPQLAERDRWRTVPTEAGEIRGVLPPMTFRDAELPMGRIPALGEHNAAILAELELDDQPDGGGDVDG; translated from the coding sequence GTGACCACCGGAGAGCTGCCGCTGGCCGGAACCACCGTCGTCGCGCTGGAGCAGGCCGTCGCGGGGCCGCTGGCCAGCCGCCACCTCGCCGACCTCGGCGCCCGCGTGATCAAGATCGAGCGGCCGGGGCAGGGCGACTTCGCCCGCGACTACGACGCCGCGGTGCACGGTTTGTCCACCCACTTCGCCTGGCTCAACCGCGGTAAGGAATCGCTGGCGATCGACCTGAAGTCGGACGGCGGGCTGCGCGCTGCCCGCGAACTCATCGCCCGGGCCGATGTGTTCCTGCACAACACCGCGCCGGGAGCGCTCGAACGGCTCGGGCTGGACGGCGAGACCTTGCGGGCCGCGCACCCGCGGCTGGTCGTGGTCAACATCTCCGGCTACGGGACCGGCGGACCGCGCCGCGACCGGAAGGCCTACGACATGCTCGTGCAGGCCGAGACCGGGATGGTCGCGGTGACCGGCACACCGGAGACGCCGTCCAAGACCGGAGTGCCCAACGCCGATATCGGCGCCGGTCTCTACGCGGCGATGTCCGCGATGAGCGCGTTGCTGCGGCGCGAACGCACCGGTGCAGGCGGCGTGGTCGACGTGTCGATGTTCGACGCGGCCGTCGAGTGGATGGGCCATCCGCTCTACATGCAGCTCTACGGCGGCGCGCAGATCCCGCGGATGGGACTGAGCCACGCGGCGATCGCGCCGTACGACGCCTATCCGACCGCGGACGGGCAGATCCTCATCGGGGTGCAGAACGACCGCGGATGGCGCCGGCTGGTGACGGAAGTCTTCGGCGCCCCCGAACATGCGGAAGATCCGCGGTTCGCCACCAACGTCGACCGGGTGCGCAACCGGGCCGAGTGCGACGCCTTGGTGGCTGCGTGCACCGCGCGGTTCGCCACGGCCGAACTCGACGAGCGGCTCGCGGCCGCGGGCATCCCCGCCGCTCAGATCAACGGCACCGCGGAACTGGCCGAGCATCCCCAGCTCGCCGAGCGGGACCGGTGGCGCACGGTGCCGACCGAAGCGGGCGAGATCCGCGGGGTGCTGCCGCCGATGACGTTCCGCGACGCCGAACTGCCGATGGGGCGGATCCCGGCGCTCGGCGAGCACAACGCGGCGATCCTCGCCGAACTGGAACTCGATGATCAACCCGACGGCGGAGGGGACGTTGATGGCTGA
- a CDS encoding SDR family oxidoreductase, which translates to MAEQLSAQRVAIVTGAARGIGAATALRLAADGFAVAALDLEEAAAEGTAAAIAAAGGTSLAVGADVSDAAAVDAAVARTAEALGSPSVLVNNAGITRDNLLFKMTEPDWDAVMCVHLKGSFLMSRAVQQHMVAAGYGRIVNLSSTAALGNRGQANYSTAKAGLQGFTKTLAVELGKFGVTANCVAPGFIASDMTKATAQRIGVPWEQYAADRAEAIPVRRAGEVDDIANAVSFFADERSGFVSGQILYVAGGPKA; encoded by the coding sequence ATGGCTGAGCAGCTGTCCGCGCAGCGCGTGGCGATCGTGACCGGCGCGGCCAGGGGAATCGGCGCGGCCACGGCGCTGCGCCTGGCCGCGGACGGGTTCGCGGTCGCCGCGCTCGATCTGGAGGAAGCGGCGGCCGAGGGCACCGCCGCTGCGATCGCCGCAGCAGGCGGCACCTCGCTCGCGGTGGGTGCCGACGTCTCCGACGCCGCAGCCGTCGATGCCGCCGTCGCGCGGACCGCAGAGGCGCTCGGCTCGCCTTCCGTGCTGGTCAACAACGCCGGGATCACCAGGGACAACCTGCTGTTCAAGATGACCGAGCCGGACTGGGACGCGGTCATGTGCGTGCACCTGAAGGGTTCGTTCCTGATGAGCAGGGCCGTGCAGCAGCACATGGTCGCGGCCGGGTACGGGCGGATCGTGAACCTCTCGTCGACGGCTGCGCTGGGCAACCGCGGTCAGGCGAACTACTCGACCGCGAAGGCCGGGCTGCAAGGCTTCACCAAGACGCTCGCCGTGGAACTCGGCAAGTTCGGCGTGACCGCGAACTGCGTCGCGCCCGGCTTCATCGCCAGCGACATGACCAAAGCGACCGCGCAGCGCATCGGCGTGCCGTGGGAGCAGTACGCGGCCGACCGCGCCGAGGCGATCCCGGTGCGCAGAGCGGGTGAGGTGGACGACATCGCCAACGCGGTGTCGTTCTTCGCCGACGAGCGGTCCGGCTTCGTGTCCGGGCAGATCCTCTACGTCGCCGGCGGTCCCAAGGCTTGA
- a CDS encoding isocitrate lyase/phosphoenolpyruvate mutase family protein has product MALVDTFRALHHRGDVLLMPNPPDAGAAKIMQSLGFSALATTSSGAAAARGLPDGGLNRESALHAAAEIAAAVDVPVSADLENGFAAEPAGVADTIRLAVECGLAGASVEDWDGTALYEPEHAADRVRAAASAAAGELVITARAENHLRGVSDLDDTIARLQSYVEAGADVVFAPGLNTAEQIGAVVRNVDVPVSVLAVPGVPPVAELAELGVRRVSTGGALAFAAHAALADAARELREHGTFGYLDAGGRGRVALDEALG; this is encoded by the coding sequence ATGGCCCTCGTGGACACCTTCAGAGCGCTGCACCACCGCGGTGACGTGCTGCTCATGCCGAACCCGCCGGACGCGGGCGCGGCGAAGATCATGCAGTCGCTCGGGTTCTCGGCGCTTGCGACGACCAGCAGCGGTGCGGCCGCCGCCCGGGGACTGCCGGACGGCGGCTTGAACCGCGAGTCGGCGTTGCACGCCGCCGCCGAGATCGCGGCAGCGGTCGACGTGCCGGTCTCGGCGGACCTGGAGAACGGGTTCGCCGCGGAACCGGCCGGGGTCGCCGACACGATCCGGCTCGCGGTCGAGTGCGGGCTGGCGGGCGCCTCGGTCGAGGACTGGGACGGCACCGCGCTCTACGAGCCCGAACACGCCGCGGACCGGGTGCGCGCGGCCGCCTCGGCCGCGGCGGGTGAACTCGTGATCACCGCGCGGGCGGAGAACCACCTGCGCGGAGTGTCCGATCTGGACGACACCATCGCCCGGTTGCAGTCCTATGTGGAAGCCGGCGCCGATGTCGTGTTCGCCCCGGGGTTGAACACGGCCGAGCAGATCGGCGCGGTGGTGCGCAACGTAGATGTTCCGGTCAGCGTGCTGGCCGTGCCCGGCGTGCCGCCGGTGGCCGAGCTCGCGGAGCTGGGCGTGCGCCGCGTTTCGACCGGCGGTGCGCTGGCGTTCGCCGCGCACGCGGCACTGGCCGACGCGGCGCGGGAACTGCGCGAGCACGGCACCTTCGGCTATTTGGACGCGGGCGGGCGCGGGCGCGTCGCCCTCGACGAAGCGCTCGGCTGA
- a CDS encoding LLM class flavin-dependent oxidoreductase, with translation MPTALSLLDLAPIARGGTARESFDASIELAQAAERTGYRRVWYAEHHNMGSIASSATSVLIGHIAARTESIRLGAGGIMLPNHAPLVIAEQFGTLETLFPGRIDLGLGRAPGSDQNTVLALRRDPAQADAFPQDVLELQAYLGGKSVRGVRAVPHAETAPPLYILGSSLFGARLAAQLGLPYAFASHFAPDALHEAVSVYRAEFTPSEQLTEPYVVAGANVFAAEDHDVAVEQKTTAYRARARMMIKSGRPGVNLTDAEIDAFLASPSGRPLASMTKYTAAGTADEVREYLEGFAESSGADELMLAHQAIGTAERVLSVELTAGAMAGSR, from the coding sequence ATGCCCACTGCACTGTCCCTTTTGGACCTCGCGCCGATCGCCCGTGGCGGTACCGCCCGGGAAAGCTTCGACGCCTCGATCGAGCTGGCGCAGGCCGCCGAACGCACCGGATACCGGCGCGTGTGGTACGCCGAACACCACAACATGGGCTCCATCGCCTCCAGCGCCACGAGTGTCCTCATCGGACACATCGCGGCGCGCACCGAGTCCATCCGGCTGGGCGCGGGCGGAATCATGCTGCCCAACCACGCGCCGCTGGTGATCGCCGAGCAGTTCGGCACGTTGGAGACGCTGTTCCCCGGGCGCATCGACCTCGGCCTCGGCAGGGCCCCCGGCAGCGACCAGAACACCGTGCTGGCGCTGCGCCGCGACCCCGCCCAGGCCGACGCGTTCCCGCAGGACGTCCTCGAACTGCAGGCGTACCTGGGCGGAAAATCGGTTCGCGGCGTCCGCGCCGTGCCGCACGCGGAAACCGCGCCACCGCTGTACATCCTGGGCTCGTCGCTGTTCGGCGCGCGGCTGGCCGCGCAGCTGGGCCTGCCGTACGCGTTCGCCTCGCACTTCGCGCCGGACGCGCTGCACGAGGCGGTGTCGGTCTACCGCGCGGAATTCACGCCGTCCGAGCAGCTGACCGAGCCGTACGTGGTGGCGGGGGCCAACGTCTTCGCCGCCGAGGACCACGACGTCGCGGTGGAGCAGAAGACCACCGCCTACCGCGCGCGGGCGCGCATGATGATCAAGTCCGGGCGGCCGGGGGTGAACCTGACCGATGCCGAGATCGACGCGTTCCTCGCCTCGCCGAGCGGGCGCCCGCTGGCTTCGATGACCAAGTACACCGCGGCCGGGACGGCCGACGAGGTCCGCGAATACCTGGAAGGTTTCGCCGAATCCAGCGGGGCCGACGAGCTGATGCTCGCCCACCAGGCCATCGGCACCGCCGAGCGGGTGCTCTCGGTCGAGCTGACCGCAGGGGCGATGGCCGGGTCCCGCTGA
- a CDS encoding nuclear transport factor 2 family protein, with the protein MDLIALEEIRALKHRYLRSIDLKQWDELAATLAEDATTDYGSPSGGRPLAFTGRDEIVSYMREQLGSGMTTVHHCTGPEITVDGEHASGSWCLSDTVLVPRYEVAIIGSAYYEDRYRRVDGAWKIAHTGYVRLYEAKMSFADLPSFRLTADMWASTG; encoded by the coding sequence ATGGACCTGATCGCGCTGGAAGAGATCCGTGCCCTCAAACACCGCTACCTGCGCAGCATCGACCTCAAGCAGTGGGACGAGCTCGCAGCCACCCTCGCCGAAGACGCGACCACCGACTACGGGTCGCCGTCCGGCGGGCGCCCGCTGGCGTTCACCGGCCGCGACGAGATCGTGTCCTACATGCGCGAGCAGCTCGGCTCCGGGATGACCACCGTGCACCACTGCACCGGCCCGGAGATCACCGTCGACGGCGAGCACGCGAGCGGGAGCTGGTGCCTGAGCGACACCGTTCTGGTGCCGCGCTACGAGGTCGCGATCATCGGTTCCGCCTACTACGAGGACCGGTACCGCCGCGTGGACGGCGCGTGGAAGATCGCGCACACCGGCTACGTCCGCCTCTACGAGGCGAAGATGTCGTTCGCCGACCTGCCGAGCTTCCGGCTCACCGCCGACATGTGGGCGAGCACCGGCTGA
- a CDS encoding DUF1214 domain-containing protein translates to MSGSEDAVRSGQAWSEFCRALERAGEVVLSGSAPDTAFDRAEGFRYLTRLTREMLYSCVDNADPDFPRLHELDLVKIGADNPDNVYLSANIRGDREYRITGERGTISYFSIGSKANRYAKDGTMASTGELTDADLVAEPDGTIEIIASATRRGRNWLPLAPDSTGLVVRQTYLDRAAEAPGRWHIERLDGPGEPAELAPDFLAAALRRTALAVHGTAATFAGWAELFATKPNELPDFGQEMFQRAGGDPEIHYLHGYWTLRPGEAWLIETDVPECPYWNFQLDNWWMESLDNRRRTTVNKHTARLGPDGRLRIVVADRDPGVGNWIDTCGHDRGTALLRWLGADEHPIPECRVVPLASLSSEGDR, encoded by the coding sequence GTGAGCGGCTCCGAGGATGCGGTGCGTTCCGGCCAGGCGTGGTCGGAGTTCTGCCGCGCGCTGGAACGGGCGGGCGAGGTGGTGCTGTCCGGCAGCGCCCCGGACACCGCGTTCGACCGCGCCGAAGGCTTCCGCTACCTGACCCGGCTCACCCGCGAGATGCTGTATTCGTGCGTCGACAACGCCGATCCCGACTTCCCGCGGCTGCACGAGCTGGACCTGGTCAAGATCGGCGCGGACAACCCGGACAACGTCTACCTGTCGGCCAACATCCGCGGTGACCGCGAATACCGGATCACCGGCGAGCGCGGCACGATCAGCTACTTCAGCATCGGGTCGAAGGCCAACCGCTACGCCAAGGACGGCACCATGGCCTCCACCGGCGAGCTGACCGACGCCGATCTCGTCGCCGAACCGGACGGCACGATCGAGATCATCGCGAGTGCGACCCGTCGGGGCCGCAACTGGCTGCCGCTGGCGCCGGACTCGACCGGGCTCGTGGTTCGCCAGACCTACCTCGACCGCGCCGCCGAAGCACCCGGCCGATGGCACATCGAGCGGCTCGACGGTCCGGGCGAACCCGCCGAGTTGGCGCCGGACTTCCTCGCCGCGGCGCTGCGCCGCACCGCGCTGGCGGTGCACGGCACGGCGGCGACCTTCGCCGGGTGGGCGGAGCTGTTCGCGACCAAGCCGAACGAGCTGCCCGACTTCGGCCAGGAGATGTTCCAGCGCGCAGGCGGTGACCCGGAGATCCACTACCTGCACGGCTACTGGACGTTGCGGCCCGGCGAGGCGTGGCTGATCGAGACCGACGTGCCCGAATGCCCGTACTGGAACTTCCAGCTGGACAACTGGTGGATGGAGTCGCTGGACAACCGGCGGCGCACCACCGTGAACAAGCACACCGCCCGGCTCGGCCCGGACGGCAGGCTGCGGATTGTCGTGGCCGACCGGGACCCGGGCGTGGGCAACTGGATCGACACCTGCGGGCACGATCGCGGCACCGCGCTGCTGCGCTGGCTCGGAGCCGATGAGCACCCGATCCCGGAATGCCGGGTCGTGCCGCTGGCGTCGCTGAGCTCCGAGGGGGACCGGTGA